TTTGTGATTGGATCAAGCTTATTTAACACTGTAACTGTACAATCACATAAAAGGTGGTTATTGCTCTTAGAATGCTTGACCAATTCCTTGTGCCAcaatggttttttctttttccgggCTGTTTCGGCCCCattttttaaactgttttaagGGTTTTAAGCTTCTTTTTTTCCACTTGCCAACCAAAACGAACAAGGAAACAAGTAATTGACACTGCAAATGCATATATTAGAAGAAAATCAGATTGCAGAAATTCATCACAGCACGGCATATACTCTGCATAGCCACCAACTATTTCATATCCTAACTCAAAGTATGGGATGAACTAaaccatataatatatatgaattAAGGAAGATACGGATTGTTCTAAGGGCGGTGATGCGGAGGCGAAGCAACCGGCATGGTATTGTTAGAGGCCCTGGCTTCCGGCAGTTGGTGGTGGCCACCATACATGTACAATGACGAGTAGATGCTCATACTGCTGCTggggttggtggtggtggtggaggtgaaGGCGGGGAAACAACATGGAGAATCTGTGGTTGAACACTCACCACGCTACGCCTCGGCGTTGGTGTCGCTGTTACCACCGTAGTGCTCGCCTTGGGCGTTCCATGTTGGTGCAAATTGAACACCATAGAAAGCTTCAGCGTTGGTAGGAACCATGAAAGGAGGAGGAGATGCAGAATTAGTGTGGTGGTGGTGTGGGTGTGAGTTGGGAAATTCTGCAAATCCAAGTCCTCCATTGCCACGAAAACTTGCATTATTGCCCATCACAGAAAAAACATTGCCATCAGCTCCAATTGCAtttccatttccacccacaAAAATGGGGTCGAATTCATCATATAGTCCTTCACCGCCAATCATATTTGGTGGTGGTTGGCGGTGGTGCTTGTTTCTTCTGGGATCTCTGTTGGTGTTGATCATTTGTTGGTCGGAACTTGGAGACCAAGGCTCTGCATGTTTGCCTGATCTCGCCAACTTTCTAATTAAAGTAGCAAATTCTACGTTTCCTATCACTGTGATCTTCTCTTCTTCTGCCTCTACGTTTACACTATAAACACctgaatttaattataatttaaaaaggtAAGAAGGGTATTATGATAAGTAAATAGTTAATGTTTATAACCCAAGAAAAATACGATGAAATAGTTGGTGCTGCAGATGTGAGTTAAACCAGTTGACTAACGTGGCGCGATCTTTTCCTTGCATACAAGTTTGAATTTCCATTCCTGCGAATTAGATTAATTAAGAGTGTTTCCTATCACTGCTAGTTAGGGTGAACTAATGGTCTCCTCTTGCGTGTTTCCCTCTATATTTAACAAAAGCATTTTGTCCAAAAGTAGGCAAGGAACTAGTGGCTCAAATGATTAAAAGTATTAAACTATCCACCCGAAGTTCAGTGTTCGATTCTTCCCCAGTCTCACATATAGTAAATATGTATTAAACATATTTTCTGCAGTCCAAAAAACTGAGATCTAATAGGGGGTTCTAGTGGAAGTCAGACTTGTGGCCAGATGAGGTTGAAATGCTTTTCTGGTTTCCGAAAAAGATGAATAATCGTGGCATGCCATCAGTTGTCtccatttttaaaagaaaaaaaaaaatacgggGTTCTAAATCCCCTTCCGGTataagaaaaacaacaaaaatatggTGCATGTTGAAGATATATAGAACCTTGGATCTTCCGGAGGAGTTTTTTCACTTTTTGCTCACATCCTTCACAGTTAACGTGCACTTTCAGAACATGCGTCTGCAAAGAAAACACAACGAAAAAAGTATTTCAACTTACAtgcattgaagaaaaaaatgggaaGGGAAGATATGTGTGAGAAGGAGGAGACCTGGATACTGaagaaatcaaaatcaaatgtcGACGACATCTTTCTAGCTGCTGCTGCTCAAACAAGTAGAACAACAAATGAACAAGTTTCCTTTTTTAACGAGGAGATTGTGCTTCCTTTTATGGCGATGGggatttttccttttgtttggcCAAAATAATGCTTTTCAAGCAACTGAGAAAAACTTCTTCGAAAGGGGATATAACAAGTGTGttaaccgttgaatttttaatttatttttaaagaaaaaattaacgCTTCATACACCGAGAATACGAGAAACTCTAAAGAAAATATAGAAAGACATGAAAGGAGTAGAAGAACGAAATGTAGGACTGACAGTAAGAGGAGGCTCGGAAAGTGTGATTTGACCATGCTCAGAGACATGACAAATTTTGGGAGGCATCGTACAatacacactctctctcttgcGACACTGTGTGCTTAATTGCAACAACCACTGATCTTTTGAAATTCACAAGACTTTTCAGCAAAAAAGAGTCTTGAAATTGATATAAATTCTCGCTTTAGTTTTTTATAATGAAAATCCATATAAATGGTCCTGAAGTACTCCGCTTGATGACAGCTCGAGCACATTGCTGCTCATCGAGCTGAGCAACTCTGACTCTCATACACAATCTACAAACAAAGGATTTTCAAGTATGTTGTATCCTATGTATTAACTTCAGATTGTTTACATGGAAAACAGGAAAAGCATACAAGGACGGAGTTAGACGATTGTTCTATGTGCGCCAAACGCCTCCAAGGAAAAGCTCTGCAAGCTATAAATACGTGGAAAAACAGACCATGAGATCTCCAACGCACTCGCTGTCGGGCTTAATCCCGGAACACTTCCATAACAAACCATTAACGTGTTCTTTCAAGACGGCATGAATAAGATGTTGTCTAGtttcacagaggcatttcaagGTCCGGCCTTTGATCGagtacttgttttgagtcatctGGAAATGCATCTGGATAGGTAGCCAAAATCCTTGACTTCATGCTCCTGTTATAAATCACCCTAATGAATCAACATCTCGGTTCAAAGAAGTAATCAAATATAACACAAACTAAACTACATTTGACATCGACAAATTAGCACAAAATACGCAACTTCCTAAGCATCAGGAAGCTAATACATAACTGCATCAAGTGGGAAATTGCATTGACCGGAAGTAAACACCACTCTAGACACCAAAATAAATATTCAGTTAAACTCGCAAGGCTCATCCCGTTTTTCTATTTTCgcctctgtgtgtgtgtgactTTGCTTTTGGTAATGTCAAAAGATTTAGTAAAAGGAGCCTTGCGAGAATCGGGGGGTTGGGTTTTTGGTTTGGGGGGGGGGCGTCTATTGTACGTTGCCTTACCCTTACTTTGCAAAGATTAAGTGAGCACTTTAAATAATCAGATCCCGAACCAAAAGAAAGAATTGATCATACCTTAACTTCTGAAATATGTATTCAAGATCAGTCTTCATAGACTTTAAACGGCGTGTGTTTCTGGAGAAATCTGCAGAAACCTCAGCAAAACAGTTCTCTGAAAACCCATTAAAGTGTGACAGGACTGCATTTCCATCTTGCAACCTCCCCAATCTGCACCAGTAGATTCAAATGCCAGGCAAGTAAGCACCCAAAGGCAACGGCAAAAATAAGAGCTGAATCACTGATCATGAAATACAAAAGGTATAACTACTAAATATCCATTCTGGACATGTGAAATGAAGACCTACCGCTGTCAGGGCAAAAGGGTAGAGAAAGACCTAGAAAGACTTAGATAGAGACTTTACGAAACACATGGAGTACTCAGAGCTAAAGAAAATTTTGGCGCAAGTgttctaagattcatacagTCAACTCCTCTTAATGGGATAAGGTTTTGGTTGATTCCCACTTCTCCTTTCCTCCCACACAAGTTTCTCTATTCAATTCAACAGATGACCAAGTAGGGTTTTAATTTTCACACAAACCCATGATTTAATGTCCTTGTTAGTAAAACAAATTCTTAGAAACAGCTCATCCAAACCTCACAATATGAATATAGTTTCTACCTTTCTCTCCCTCTAACTCTTCAAACAGCATTTCACAGAACCCAATTACACATATGAAAATATGCAACAAACaatcgaatttaaaattaaacaaacaatgGTAAAcaagaatttaataaaaaattgctCAGtctgaggagagagagagagagagagagagagagagttttcttACACGATGTGCTGCAATTGTTTGAGGGAATCCAAGTCCTGAGCATCGATTAGTGTTTTGAATTCATTCGATATCTCCTCCGATGCTTCCCTGATCGTTTCTTTCTCCGTCCGTTCCATCTTCTCTTCCACCTACCTATCACTCTCTCTCGGTACTCAACGGAGTTGGAGGTGGTCGGGTGAGAGTCACAGAGCTACTGTCTCCTCTGGGTCGGGCCACAACCCAAATAAGACGAGTCACATAACCCAAATAAACAAGGAATTCCAGGAGTTAATTTACATGGGCCGGTCCAAAGTGAGAACTTGCGTAGGCCCACGATAAATTGGCATTACAGtaggttgaaaacttgaaggCTCAACCTTATGTGGTTtatccacaaaaaaaaaaggtttgccTTGAGTCCTTTTGTGAGAAAGTCCAAGGATTGTTGGGTGATCAAAACAAACCTACTCTTCAACTCCTAGAAAATATTTCATAGTCCTGTTGTGTCACCGATCGATTTCGGTTTAGGGTTTAGACTTTAGAGTTCGGAGTTTAGGCTTCCGtctaaaaaaatgtaatttcataatCCTAAATGTCACTTTTTAGGTATTTTTGCTCTTGTGTGTAAGCTTCAATAAGATTAGTAACAAATTTCGTTGTATgagtataaattataattaacaatttttttatcatttagcTCACCTTAGGGCATGTCCATGACTACATGAATGTTACAAAAAAATAACCTTTCAGTTTTGTTTAGGGCATTACTTCTTATCACTAACCCTTTTGCGTTCATGCTAGAAGGTTACTTTTGACCCCAATCCTTTATCTCCTTGATATTATGGAAGAAGAATTGAAACAATATTATATAAATATGTTCATTATTTCCCActacaaactaaataaataagttccaaaaaaaacctaaataaataaaagaaaatttactaGGTCAACATATTTACATGCTTTTGCTGGCATAATAAATTTCAAAGTTGTGAGAAGTATGAATCCAAAATTTTCACACTAGTTTGTCTGGTCCAACACAAAACCCTAGTAAAGACCTGTGAAATAGAAACAATCATGACTTATATTTCTTAAAACCCACCCAGCAAAACTCCAACCATCCACAATATCCCCTTCCTCTTcgaacaaacaaattaaacatacatatattgccaaaacccaaaacccaccaAACATCATAACCATCCTGCCCTGCACTGCATCTCCCACCAAACAGCGAAAGTCCCTCGTACTGTCACAGTCCCCTAAAACCCTAatcctccaaaaaaaaaagccccAATTCACAGAAACATGAAAGCTTCACCGGTACACCCCCACCAGTCAAACACTCAAACTATTCAGTATTCACCCTGATAACCACTAATTAAGACTCTCTGAATGCCTCTCTTAGATTATGATTGTCTATCGGACTCAAACCCTAGCTGGCTACTAAATAAATTTAAGAAGCCTGCAGATCATTAGATTTGGTTAAAGATCTCATCAAATTTTTTACAGTCAGACAAGCAAAGCAAAGCCCAATAAACTAGCTCAAATCCTAGCTAGCGTTAGTGTTTTCGAAAAGCTAGAGATCTTTGCACTTTAATATTTCTCTGCATTTCTTTTGCACTGGTCTTTTTTCCGTTGTTGGAGAAACCAACCGTGCCATAAAAAGGATTCAAAGGGCACGCCCAAGTTGAAAGCTCTGACTCTACCCACCTGAAAAAGGGATCATTTTCTTATTAgatataaaaaattgaaaaatgaacatCATAAAAAAATAGAAGCATGAGATTAAAGCAGTATTGGCAAAAGTGGAGAGGTAGGGTGGGTGTCTCCATGCGGGAACAACCGCTTTAATTTACTCTGCACCAAAAGATAGAGAGATTCATATCATTTTCCCATAAATAAACCCCATTAGTTTAATTTACCTGTCATCGGTTAATTTGTTAATAAATACGCAAAAATTATAGAGCACGAGACTCGAAATTTTCACAGTGCCTACGCCTTTCGTGCTCAGCTTTAAAAACACCTCGAATTTCAAATGCTGAAAAGCCAAAAGAGGACATCTCAGCCTCAGGGTAGAAGAGCAGACGAGGGCCCTCCTCAAACCATGTAACTGTTTTATGCTCATGAACAGGCATGTAATGTCCATGTTTGAACTTGATGATGTCTGTATCTGCATGCTGGAAACGATGCCGTTATTAGGACCATGCATGCATTGCATGGCATGCGGCATGCATCATGTTATTATATGTACTTCGGATGAATTGCCAAGTAAAATTAGGATGAAAAGAACGTATATAGTGTATTATAAAAAACGTACGTAGTAATCAACTTGTACTAGtagaaaaaaaatcttatatatctaaaagaaaacaaactgaTAATTCATGTTATATTATTAGAAATTAGAAGCATGTTTAGGTAACATGAGAAATAATTAGTAGAATAACACATTATAACACCCCTCCTaatcaagtaaagaaaaatacataatAAATTATATGTTCACTACATGCAACTTCTCAAAATAAAACTCATATAACAAGATTGACGTCTTATGTATATTAGCTTTGattgttatattttttgtgGGATATGGGTTGGTTATGTATAGGTGTGCATAGTTAATTTAAAGTCCAGTAATGCtagttaaatttatttttttagacaAACTTATAAATCTTATAACATctcatttataaaaaataaacatgttatttttttttaatcttcaacaaacacgttaatatttaatttacacTTTAAAGTCGTTTTTGTTGGGAAGCTGTTGGGCAGTCTTGTAATATAAAACACAGAACGATAAGATGTTGATGGACATGACTTGAATCCAAATTTCCAATCAAAAAGAGACAAAATCAGGACTAGGGTACGTTTTTATGTCAATTGTCAAATCAAATCAGAGTGTGGTATGTAATTAGCCACCAAACCTAACCAAACCAAGCACGTACTTGATTATAATTACCAGATTAATTTTAGGGTTCATCATTAGGCCACACACTAAAGAGTAGGTGGTCCATCAGCACCATAACACTTTAGCACAAGCATATACACTATAGCAGACAAGGCAGAGCAGAAAAGCTGAGGGGGGGGCAGGAGGGCATGGGGTTGGCTTTTGGGCACGTCTTTTAATTGGGGAGAAATGGTTCTGGCTTCGTTTCAGAAGTATACTGATTGTGATTGGGACGTGGCTGGTGTTGAATGGCAAGTGTGAGGTCATCCCTCCCTCGGATGAGAATCCTCTGCGTGAATTCCAGAGATCATTTTTTTATGATCGTTTATTATGCAGTTAATTTTCATTATaaactatttatgtttaattttaaataaaaaatttaaaataatttttatttgcatGATAACAATAAAGTAATTATCGGGATCGTCACAAAAAAAATCCGGATATGATTTTATTCCCCCTCCATCGATCCCTCTCCCTTACTATTTGTAAACTTGTGTGGTGTGGCCATTGAGAAAAGTGAGATTCCTTTTGGCCCACTTATCTCAAAGATTCAAATCCCCCAACAGAAATAACGATTCTTGCAATTCCCATTTGTGGGGGTTGTGTAACTTGGTTTCTAGGGGACTTCAAGTAAAACATAACTTTAGGATTTTAGTTTTGTAAAAAAGAATGTTTGTGATGTTAGAATCTAAGTCATGTTTGTAAGAAGGGGAAATCCTATTTTTGCTTTTAATTATGCGTATTTTCAACACCATGAGAAAGTTTAGATTCATTCTTTACCTCATGTTGTGATCTGAAAATTCAACTTGGATCACGACGAAATAAAATGCACCAAAAAGTCATTTCAGGCTGTCAAGCACATTGCGCCAAGTATTGTCAATATATATCAAGTAAACATTTCATTGAACACTTACATTGCGCCAAGTATTGTCAATATATATCAAGTAAACATTTCATTGAACACTTTATTGGTACAAACAAGTTAAATGATTCTTAATAAACCTTCATATTTATTATTCCCATCTACACTTTCACATTTGTTATTCCCTTCCTATGGGTTATCAGAACCACCCATGATACCTTAATGGAGCCACCCTTGCTCGTGATTAGGTTACCGTCGTGAGTTTACATTATTTTTTCACCTTTTccctgccaaaaaaaaaaaaaaaaattcatatgacCAGTATTTTGGTTTCGCACTAAGATATACAAGAAGCTATTCACGTTTTTTTCTCCgttttagtttcttttctttcagtttCACCCAAAAAGTTAACAAAATCTTAAGATCAATAGTTAAAATCAACAATCGGACAACAATTCAATGGAAAGATTACTAATTATTCtctttaattcaattaaatgtTTCAATATTTCATTACAAACTTTGCTAGTTGCACTCTCATCACAATCTCAATGTGCATGGAAATATAAAACAAACTACGTATACAACTCATCACGGTCCGGTTGGTGTGTACACAAAGTGAAAATATTAGAAGacttttttaaaagtaaaactcTTTATAAACTATCGGCCACCTTATATTTTCTATGCAGTATCTTATAATGTTGGCACAAAATTGTCAAATTGTTGCAAGTGCAACAAAAAGAGTGAGAGAGGACTGGGACCAATGACTTCACCACCGTGCAACGTGGTACGGCAGCATGACATACTCGGATACTCCACAGCATCACACTAATTACACAGAATCCATCAGGTGACGTGTACTTGGTTGGTTTTCTAGCAACCATTTCAAATATATACCATGAAACGTTTAATCTCACATATGAGGAGTCCCAAATCCAAATTAAAAGCATGATTTCACGTTTATGTGTATTTAATAATTGTTAATCAGGGGTGGACACATATCGGATCAGGATGATATAAACTTGAACTCTAAAAAATCAGTCACAAAAATCGAACAAAGATAGATAAAATACGAAAACTTAGGTATGACAATATGACCATGTAGATATTCAAGCAATCTCACAAAGGAATATGCTTCATTTTATTTAGGTATCGTTTCGATCGGCTTAGGTACAACTTTCAATACATACGATCAACCCTTTGTAAGATTAGTTGATTGGTAATTGGTTGGTCAGGCTGTCCAATTGAACATTGATATTTCTCTAGATAATGAATGTCACGGTTCAATTAGTTTTATCGTCCTTGTAGGTGGTTAAATGCCTAAATAGATGTTATAAAAGAATTGtgatcaaatgaaaaaaaaaaaaaaaaaaaaaaaagatgtcaTCATGCAGGGTTTTGATCCGTTTAAGCTAATAGTAGCTAAGTTATGATCTAACTTTTGTACACCATCGTTAGATGTTTGTCTTGTTTGAGCTTAattttcagagagagagagagagagagagagagaattcgTTTGCCTAACCATATCTTTATTATTCTGAAGATTCCACAGATTGAGCAGGTCTCCTGCAGTTTTGGCAAATAGGGTaggatcttcatcttcttctccctCTTGTCTTTTGCATTCAATTGccttaattcaattattttttccACGAGTATTTACAGACCGCTGCAAAATGCAGAGACTTTCTGgggttaaaattaaaataaaacatgtcAGTGGACCAATTGTAAAGCACACTGTTATTGACTTCTATGGGATATTTTTACAGGATCCCTTGGGTAAATTCCATAATTCAATCTTACCCTCCACTCTCGGTGAACCGTTGTATGTTGTtgcaattttaaaaatgaactttaacgaaaaactcttggtattatttactttaacgaaaaattacattttaacactaaaaatcaatcatgatactatttactttactttttattttgtttttattgttaaaactcaaagttttcaagctctttttattagttttcctattttaAAAGAGACTGGAAGTGAATAAATCTCGTTGGAAATTTACTGCAGTGCAAGATAAAAAAAGGGCACCAGGACTTCCATCTCCAAGGTTTAAGACATTGTTGGCAATGTACATGCTAAGAAATTAGTGTGTGATTTTCTAAGTTTGAAATGCTAAAATGGTCGAAGTGATTTTTAATTTGGCCAAGTTAATCGTTATATTATTCATATTAGTTAGAATAATCCATTCCGTTGTGTGAACGTTAAAAAAAGAAGTGTAAATGTCAAAACGATCCTAGAGCACAAGTGCCAAGTTCCAAAACTAGGGCAATGACGTTGGGAGAAACTCTGTAGTAGTGTTGACTGACTAGAGCAACTATCACACTCACACCGAGCATGACCAAAATTTTACAGGGATCGCATGCTTTTGCGATAGATTCAGCATTCACAAACCGTTGTGACACGTTGAAGTAGACTGCATAACCATATCCATATCGATCcaaaatataaacatacataCTGCCTTCCAGAGGTCTAAAAGTACACTTATAAGAAGGAACTACATAACTTAACAGATaatttaagtgtttgttgagaTCTATCGTCACAATCACACGAAGGACCAGTTCATGATGAACGTCAATGCCAGGCAACCTCACAAAGGAATATGCTTCATTGTATTTAGGTATTGTTTCATCCGTACAATTCTCAATACATACGATCAACCCTTTGTAAGATTAGCTGATCGGCAATTGGTTGGTCAAGTTGTCCAATTGAATATTGGAATTTCTTTAGATAATGATCGGCAATTGGTTGGTCAAGTTGTCCAATTGTAGGTTAAATGCCTAAATAAATGTTATAAACGAATTGtgatcaaatgaaaaaaatttacaatacttCGGAGTATAATAACCTCATCCGTGAcaaaaaagattcaaaacatTCTTATTTTtactaaaggaaaaaaaaaaaaaggaaaaagatgatCTTCATCATGTAGGGTTTTATTCTGTTTAAGCTAATAGTAGCTAAGTTATGATCCAACTTTTGTACACCATGCTTAGATGTTTGTCTTGTTTGAGCTTactttcagagagagagagagagagagagaaagagagagagagagagagttggttTGCCTCACCATGTCTTTATTATTCTGAAGATCTCACGGATTGAGCAGGTCTCCTACAGTTTTGGCAAATAGGGTAGgactttcatcttcttctccctcttgtctttatcattcaattattttctccgcGTGTATTTACAGACCACTGCAAAATGCAGAGCCTCTCTGgggttaaaattaaaataaaaacatgtcaGTGGACCAATTTGTAAAGCACACTGTTATTGATTACTGTGGAATATTTTTACATGATCCCTTGGGTAAATTCCATAATTTAATCTTACCCTCCACTTTTGGTGAACTGTTGTATTTTGTTGCAATTTTAAAAGAGACTGGGAGTGAATTAATCTCACTGGAAATTTACTGCAGTGCATGACAGCAAAAGGGCACCAGGACTTTCATCTTCTAGGTTTCAGACACTTTTGGCTATTTACATGCTACTAAATTAGTGCGTGCTTTTctaagtttgaaatgcttaaATGGTTGATGAGATTTTCAATTTGGCTGAGTTAATTGTTATATTATTCATATTAGTTAGAATAATCCATTCCGTTGTGTGAACATTAAAAAGAGAAACGTAAATGTCCAAACAATCCTAGAACACAAGGGCCTATTACAAAACTAGGGCAATGACTTTAGGAGAAGCTCGGTAGCGTTGAGTGACTTGAGCAACTATCACACTCACACCAAGCGTGACCAAAATATTACAAGGATCGCATGCTTTTATGAGAGATACGGCATTCACAAAACCATTGTGATGGGTTGAAGTAGACTGCATAACCATATCCATATTGATCcaaaatataaacatacatgCTTCCAGAGGTCTAAAAGTACACTTATAAGAAGGAACTACATAACTTTAACAGATaacttaagtgtttgttgagaTCTATCGTCACAATCACACGAAGGACCAGTTCATGAACATCAATGCCAGGCAGTGATTGGAATCGTCATCGTTAACAACTTTCCACGCAACAGCTTGCTCGTAGGACACCGGCCTACCCATGCTGGATGCACATATTCCGGCTGGCAGATATGCAAAGCCCTAAAAATTCGGAAGAAAAGAGCGCGTTAGAAAGTTGCATGAACAAACAATTCAAGATAGAAAAACAATAAGAGCCCGGTTTGGGGAACTATTACCTGCTGCGTGATTTTGGAGAACTCCGAGCAGAGAAGTTTCCGTCCAGCTTCGTCTAGAATCTTGTCAAGCGTGATATCTTGGAGGGCAACAAGGGTAGTTTCGAGCATGTCAAGTCCAGCCTGGTTTGCAAAGGTGAACACTGGAGATGCCTGCAATTGAATTTCCAACAAACAGGTTGAATAGGGAACTCAGCATGTAGTTACTAGGCTACAGTCTAAGAGAGAAGGAAATTAAAACAGAAGGAATTACATTTGTTTTCACAGAGCAGCACATGATGGCATCCGAATGGCGCCAAAGTTGTTTCAAAACAGCATCACCAGATGAGATATCGACACGAAATAGCTCTCCCCCAGTGTGGATCCTGAAATACCGTATGTGTTCAGCTTTATGCAAAtagaacactaaagtaaagagATGAAATATAAGTGACACCTGTAGCTTCTGAAAATCCATCGTGCCAAAGTATGAGCTTCGGGAGATCCAGGAAGGGGCTTTGGTCCTATTTGGGAGCTGAGCCTGGAAGGGGCAATAGCCATAGCTACCCTCTGAACAGAGCTTACAACACTACGCACGTACTGGCGAGCCATAGCAGCCACATTGTCTCGCAAGTGGTTCTCAAAGGTAAATTGGAAGGCTATGGTTAGCACTGACCTAAGGTT
This genomic stretch from Pyrus communis chromosome 2, drPyrComm1.1, whole genome shotgun sequence harbors:
- the LOC137726522 gene encoding kxDL motif-containing protein LO9-177-like — translated: MERTEKETIREASEEISNEFKTLIDAQDLDSLKQLQHIVLGRLQDGNAVLSHFNGFSENCFAEVSADFSRNTRRLKSMKTDLEYIFQKLRSMKSRILATYPDAFPDDSKQVLDQRPDLEMPL